A genomic segment from Nodularia sphaerocarpa UHCC 0038 encodes:
- a CDS encoding Mini-ribonuclease 3, giving the protein MPANYSPLRNDQFVTSEEKELLDGQDETPTPDSSWYQALLATPGTLPLEISQSQIQQISPLALAYIGDAIYELYVRMFYLLPMQQTKVYHCLVVAQVRAETQALHLRSLTPHLSPAELEIVRRGRNAASGRPKRVDPQIYQQATSLETLIGYLYITDFPRLTELLQKLHLEK; this is encoded by the coding sequence ATGCCTGCTAACTATAGCCCGTTAAGGAATGATCAATTTGTGACATCAGAGGAAAAAGAGCTATTAGATGGACAAGATGAAACGCCCACGCCGGATTCGTCTTGGTACCAAGCACTGTTGGCAACTCCTGGGACATTACCTCTAGAGATTTCTCAGTCACAAATACAACAAATTTCGCCTTTGGCTTTAGCCTATATAGGTGATGCGATTTATGAATTGTATGTTAGAATGTTCTATCTGCTGCCAATGCAACAGACAAAGGTCTACCACTGTTTGGTAGTAGCACAGGTAAGAGCCGAAACACAAGCGCTTCATTTGCGATCGCTTACTCCTCATTTGAGTCCAGCCGAATTAGAAATTGTCCGTCGAGGCCGTAATGCCGCTTCAGGACGACCTAAGCGGGTTGATCCCCAAATTTATCAACAGGCAACAAGTTTAGAAACTTTGATTGGCTACTTGTATATCACCGATTTCCCACGCTTAACCGAATTGTTGCAAAAACTCCATCTAGAGAAATAG
- a CDS encoding sodium-dependent bicarbonate transport family permease → MDFLSNFLIRFLTQLQSPTLGFLIGGMIVASLGSRLSIPDPVYKFIVFMLLIKVGLTGGQAIRDSNPAEILLPALFAVVIGILIVFIGRYTLCMLPNVKIEDGIATAGLFGAVSGSTLAAALTLLETQGIPYEPWAAALYPFMDIPALVTAIVLSSIYTSKRRGTADEYLSKQEYSSKQGITARGYPNKKHERVKIWPIVKESLQGSALSALLLGLALGLLTQPESVYKSFYDPLFRGLLSVLMLIMGMEAAARLKELRQVAQWYAVYAFVAPLLHGFIAFGFGMIAHYTTGFTLGGVVILAVIAASSSDISGPPTLRAGIPSANPSAYIGASTAVGTPVALALGIPLYIGLAQALMGG, encoded by the coding sequence ATGGATTTTTTGTCCAATTTTTTAATACGCTTCCTGACGCAGTTACAGTCGCCGACACTCGGCTTTCTGATCGGTGGTATGATCGTTGCCTCTCTCGGTAGCCGACTATCAATTCCCGATCCGGTATATAAGTTCATCGTCTTCATGCTGCTCATTAAAGTCGGCCTGACCGGTGGCCAGGCGATCCGCGACTCCAATCCGGCGGAGATACTGTTACCCGCGCTGTTCGCCGTGGTAATAGGTATCCTGATCGTGTTCATCGGGCGCTACACGTTGTGCATGCTGCCGAACGTCAAAATCGAGGATGGCATTGCAACCGCAGGCTTGTTCGGTGCCGTGAGTGGCTCTACCCTCGCTGCTGCCCTGACGCTACTGGAAACGCAAGGCATCCCATACGAGCCTTGGGCAGCCGCACTCTATCCCTTCATGGACATCCCAGCGCTCGTGACGGCGATCGTCTTGTCCAGCATTTATACCAGCAAGCGGCGCGGTACCGCAGACGAGTATCTCAGCAAGCAGGAGTATTCGAGCAAGCAGGGCATTACTGCACGCGGGTATCCCAACAAGAAGCACGAGCGAGTCAAAATATGGCCCATTGTGAAGGAAAGCCTCCAGGGATCTGCCCTATCGGCACTGCTGCTCGGCCTTGCTCTAGGCCTGCTAACCCAGCCGGAAAGTGTCTATAAAAGCTTCTACGATCCTCTCTTCCGCGGCCTGCTTTCGGTTCTGATGCTGATTATGGGTATGGAGGCCGCTGCAAGGCTTAAAGAGCTGCGCCAGGTGGCCCAGTGGTACGCCGTATATGCCTTTGTAGCGCCCCTGCTGCACGGGTTCATCGCCTTTGGTTTCGGCATGATAGCCCACTACACCACGGGATTCACCCTTGGCGGTGTCGTGATCCTGGCCGTCATCGCCGCCTCCAGTTCAGACATCTCAGGGCCGCCCACTTTACGAGCCGGTATCCCGTCGGCTAATCCCTCCGCCTACATCGGCGCGTCCACAGCCGTCGGCACGCCAGTTGCGCTTGCCTTGGGAATACCGCTCTACATCGGACTCGCCCAGGCGCTGATGGGCGGCTGA
- a CDS encoding STAS domain-containing protein, whose translation MSLRGTREARDTCQLFRLTGLLDAFSEPTFRKVLGNKIDEGPKHIILDLSQIDFVDSSGLGALVQLAKQAQTAGGTLQIVTNARVTQTVKLVRLEKFLALQTSVDAALENIK comes from the coding sequence GTGAGCCTGAGAGGCACTCGCGAAGCCCGGGATACCTGTCAGCTATTCCGCCTCACAGGTTTGTTAGACGCATTTTCTGAGCCGACGTTTCGCAAGGTCCTTGGCAATAAAATTGATGAAGGTCCAAAGCATATTATCCTGGATCTCTCACAAATTGACTTTGTTGACAGTTCCGGCTTGGGCGCTCTGGTGCAGCTAGCTAAACAAGCTCAAACTGCCGGCGGTACTTTGCAAATTGTCACAAATGCCCGCGTCACTCAAACAGTCAAGCTGGTTCGCTTAGAAAAGTTTCTCGCCCTGCAAACTTCAGTTGATGCAGCTTTAGAAAACATCAAGTAG
- a CDS encoding P-II family nitrogen regulator produces the protein MTQQASKLVIVTEKLLLKQIAKIIDEAGATGYTVVDAGGKGSRNVRSSGQPTVSDTYSNIKFEVLTPNRDMAVKISDEVAARFFDDYSGIAYLCDVMEVLHAHKF, from the coding sequence ATGACCCAGCAAGCCAGCAAGCTCGTCATCGTCACGGAAAAGTTGCTGCTGAAACAGATCGCCAAGATCATCGACGAAGCCGGAGCTACCGGTTATACGGTGGTGGACGCTGGCGGTAAAGGCAGTCGCAACGTGCGCTCGTCGGGACAACCCACCGTTTCCGACACCTACTCGAATATAAAGTTCGAGGTGCTTACCCCCAATCGGGATATGGCCGTGAAGATTTCAGATGAGGTCGCAGCGAGGTTTTTCGACGATTATTCGGGAATCGCCTATCTCTGTGACGTGATGGAGGTACTGCACGCGCACAAATTCTGA
- the rlmB gene encoding 23S rRNA (guanosine(2251)-2'-O)-methyltransferase RlmB, whose product MTSKPRKIQTPSEPNRGQSLKLKTAKRIIPSSIRSPRVGDRDKKPVSRGTSPHRIDSHPHPSPAASKPPEDSDLIYGRHPVLSALEGERGLNRIWITTRLRYDHRFHHLLLQAKENGTVIDEVEPKRLDQITDRANHQGIAAQVAPHDYIELTDLIAQAKAVADPVIVVADGITDPHNLGAIIRTAEAIGAQGLVIPQRRASGITSTVIKVAAGALENFSVARVVNLSRSLEQLKEAGFWIYGTASTGSEPLHTVKFSGPIVLVIGSEGEGLSMLTQRSCDVLVSIPLLGKTPSLNASVAAGMALYEIYRQRSLNTLYLDKLPKPL is encoded by the coding sequence ATGACAAGTAAACCCAGGAAAATCCAGACTCCTAGCGAACCGAATCGTGGGCAATCTCTCAAATTGAAGACAGCCAAGCGGATTATTCCTAGTTCTATCCGCAGTCCCCGCGTCGGCGACAGGGATAAAAAGCCTGTCTCCAGAGGCACAAGCCCACATCGCATTGATTCCCATCCCCATCCATCCCCAGCAGCGTCAAAACCACCCGAAGATAGTGATCTAATCTACGGTCGTCATCCAGTTTTGAGCGCTTTAGAAGGTGAAAGGGGACTGAACCGCATCTGGATTACTACTCGCCTGCGTTACGACCACCGCTTTCATCATTTGCTTCTGCAAGCGAAGGAAAATGGCACAGTCATTGATGAAGTAGAACCAAAACGCTTAGACCAAATCACCGACAGAGCTAATCACCAAGGAATCGCGGCGCAAGTAGCCCCCCACGACTACATTGAGTTAACCGATTTAATTGCACAAGCCAAAGCTGTTGCTGATCCTGTAATTGTGGTAGCTGATGGAATTACTGACCCCCACAATTTGGGAGCAATTATTCGCACAGCCGAAGCTATCGGCGCTCAGGGATTGGTGATTCCCCAAAGAAGGGCATCAGGTATCACTTCTACTGTGATCAAAGTGGCAGCAGGTGCTTTAGAAAACTTTTCTGTAGCTAGAGTAGTTAACCTCAGCCGCTCCTTAGAACAATTGAAAGAGGCGGGCTTTTGGATTTATGGTACTGCTAGCACCGGCAGCGAACCCCTGCATACAGTTAAATTTAGTGGCCCTATTGTTCTGGTTATCGGTTCCGAAGGCGAAGGGCTGAGTATGCTCACACAGCGCTCCTGCGATGTCTTGGTTTCAATACCTCTCCTGGGCAAAACCCCTAGTCTCAACGCCTCAGTGGCGGCTGGTATGGCGCTTTATGAAATCTATCGCCAACGTTCATTAAACACTTTATATCTAGATAAATTACCAAAACCCCTTTAA
- a CDS encoding CAP domain-containing protein encodes MGTKSPVKGWWKYILLFTVLLASGPTTQVINQALRGYPLDINYLWSELSPYGILGGGLYNGNGGADWKIGKPKATIWNAGNVRSLPKLRSFALELANRDRTLNNLPPLQEDPALSLAAQLHAQDMLERQYFDHISPDGKTPQDRYLAVGSSPVEEVGENIVQGETKGLGLTYREAEKFQRGWMYSNGHRANLLTDKYTKFGYGVVTGANGEIYAVQMFGI; translated from the coding sequence ATGGGAACAAAAAGCCCCGTCAAAGGTTGGTGGAAATACATTCTATTGTTTACAGTGCTTTTGGCATCTGGCCCGACTACCCAAGTCATTAATCAGGCATTACGGGGTTATCCATTAGATATTAACTATTTATGGAGTGAACTCTCACCTTATGGGATTTTGGGAGGGGGTCTTTACAATGGTAATGGTGGGGCTGACTGGAAAATAGGCAAGCCAAAAGCAACAATCTGGAATGCTGGAAATGTGCGATCGCTACCAAAGTTAAGAAGTTTTGCACTAGAATTGGCAAATCGCGATCGCACTCTGAATAATTTACCACCTTTGCAAGAAGATCCTGCATTGTCCCTCGCAGCACAACTTCATGCACAGGATATGTTGGAACGGCAATACTTTGATCATATTTCACCGGATGGGAAAACTCCCCAAGACCGCTACCTTGCAGTTGGTAGTAGCCCAGTGGAGGAAGTTGGTGAAAATATTGTTCAGGGTGAGACCAAAGGTTTGGGATTAACTTACAGAGAAGCGGAAAAATTTCAACGGGGTTGGATGTATAGTAATGGACACCGCGCCAATCTCTTGACGGACAAATACACCAAATTTGGTTATGGTGTGGTAACTGGGGCGAATGGTGAGATTTATGCTGTACAAATGTTTGGTATTTAA
- a CDS encoding pyridoxal phosphate-dependent aminotransferase — MKLAARVSKVTPSLTLAIAAKAKAMKAEGIDVCSFSAGEPDFDTPAHIKAAAATALESGKTKYGPAAGEPQLREAIAHKLKTENGLNYQSENVIVTNGGKHSLFNLMLAFIDPGDEVIIPAPYWLSYPEMVTLVGGNPVIVTTDAATDYKVTPEQLRQAITPKTKLFILNSPSNPTGMVYTPDEIKALAQVVVDADIFVVSDEIYERILYDGAEHISIGSLGKEIFDRTLISNGFAKAYSMTGWRLGYLAGPVEIIKAASTIQGHSTSNVCTFAQYGAIAALESSQDCVETMRLAFAKRRQVMLDRLNAIPGLSCAKPDGAFYLFPDISKTGLKSLEFCNALLEAQQVAVIPGIAFGADQNIRLSYATDMATIDKGMDRLEKFVNSLV; from the coding sequence ATGAAGCTGGCAGCACGAGTAAGTAAGGTGACACCTTCTTTAACCTTAGCGATCGCAGCTAAAGCTAAGGCCATGAAGGCTGAGGGAATAGACGTTTGTAGTTTCAGCGCTGGAGAACCGGATTTTGATACTCCAGCCCACATCAAAGCCGCAGCAGCGACAGCTTTGGAATCTGGGAAAACCAAGTATGGCCCAGCAGCAGGAGAACCACAGTTAAGGGAAGCGATCGCCCATAAACTGAAAACTGAGAACGGTCTAAATTATCAGTCAGAGAATGTAATTGTCACTAATGGCGGTAAGCATTCTCTGTTTAACTTGATGTTAGCCTTCATTGATCCGGGTGATGAGGTAATTATTCCGGCTCCTTATTGGCTCAGTTACCCGGAAATGGTAACTTTAGTTGGTGGGAACCCAGTAATTGTCACCACAGATGCGGCGACGGATTATAAAGTTACCCCAGAACAACTACGTCAAGCAATTACACCGAAAACAAAGTTATTTATTCTCAACTCCCCATCTAATCCCACTGGGATGGTGTACACGCCAGATGAAATTAAAGCACTGGCGCAGGTAGTAGTAGATGCAGATATCTTTGTCGTATCTGATGAGATTTACGAAAGGATTCTCTACGACGGTGCAGAACATATCAGTATTGGTTCTCTGGGTAAAGAAATTTTTGACCGCACCTTAATCAGTAACGGGTTTGCGAAAGCTTACTCAATGACTGGTTGGCGACTGGGTTATTTAGCTGGGCCTGTGGAGATTATTAAAGCGGCTAGCACTATTCAAGGACATAGTACATCGAATGTGTGTACTTTTGCTCAATATGGTGCGATCGCCGCGTTAGAAAGTTCTCAAGACTGTGTAGAAACAATGCGCCTAGCTTTCGCGAAACGGCGACAAGTCATGTTAGACAGACTCAACGCCATTCCGGGATTGAGTTGTGCTAAACCAGACGGCGCATTTTATCTGTTTCCTGATATTAGCAAAACAGGTCTCAAGTCCCTGGAATTTTGTAACGCCCTCTTGGAAGCACAGCAAGTAGCAGTGATTCCGGGAATTGCCTTTGGTGCTGATCAAAACATTCGTTTGTCTTACGCCACTGATATGGCGACTATTGACAAAGGGATGGATAGGTTGGAAAAATTTGTGAATTCGCTTGTTTAG
- a CDS encoding class I fructose-bisphosphate aldolase, producing MTTRLLEANSIESLLGKEAEYLLTYKAKVSQDLLHLPGRDFIDRVWLNSDRHPQVLRNLQQLYSDGRLANTGYLSILPVDQGIEHSAGASFAPNPIYFDPENIVKLAIAAGCNAVATTVGVLGSVARKYAHKIPFIAKINHNELLTFPNQYDQILFADVEQAWNLGAVAVGATIYFGSEQSARQIQEVSQAFKYAHELGLVTILWCYLRNNTFKQEQDYHVAADLTGQANHLGVSIEADIIKQKLPECNHGYSAVAKATNQSYGKTDERVYTELTSDHPIDLTRYQVLNCYCGRAGLINSGGASGKDDFGEAVRTAVINKRAGGTGLISGRKTFQRPFEEGVKLFHAIQDVYLSPDVTIA from the coding sequence ATGACTACAAGGCTTTTAGAGGCTAATTCTATCGAGTCTTTGTTAGGTAAAGAGGCAGAATATCTACTGACCTACAAAGCAAAAGTTTCTCAGGATTTACTACATTTACCAGGTCGAGATTTTATAGATCGAGTTTGGTTAAATAGCGATCGCCATCCTCAAGTCTTGCGTAATCTCCAGCAACTTTACTCAGATGGTCGATTAGCAAATACTGGTTATTTATCTATTTTACCAGTAGACCAAGGAATTGAACACTCGGCTGGGGCATCTTTTGCGCCTAATCCGATTTATTTTGATCCCGAAAATATTGTGAAATTGGCAATAGCCGCAGGTTGTAATGCTGTGGCTACCACTGTAGGTGTATTAGGTAGCGTTGCGCGTAAATATGCCCATAAAATCCCCTTTATCGCCAAAATAAACCACAACGAACTGCTAACTTTTCCCAATCAATATGACCAGATATTGTTTGCTGATGTGGAACAAGCTTGGAACTTGGGTGCAGTGGCGGTAGGCGCGACAATTTACTTTGGTTCCGAACAATCTGCTAGGCAAATTCAGGAAGTTAGCCAAGCTTTTAAATACGCCCATGAACTGGGTTTAGTGACAATTCTTTGGTGTTATCTGCGTAATAATACTTTCAAACAAGAACAAGATTACCACGTGGCGGCTGACCTCACCGGACAGGCTAATCATTTGGGTGTCTCCATTGAAGCCGATATTATTAAACAAAAGTTACCCGAATGTAATCATGGTTATAGTGCAGTAGCGAAAGCGACTAATCAGAGTTACGGCAAAACTGATGAACGAGTTTATACCGAATTGACCAGTGATCACCCGATTGATTTAACTCGTTATCAAGTGCTTAATTGTTACTGTGGACGTGCGGGGCTAATTAATTCTGGTGGTGCATCTGGTAAAGATGACTTTGGTGAAGCTGTGCGTACAGCAGTGATTAATAAACGGGCTGGCGGTACTGGTTTAATTTCTGGGCGAAAGACTTTTCAGCGTCCCTTTGAGGAAGGTGTGAAATTGTTTCATGCAATTCAGGATGTTTATTTGTCTCCAGATGTGACTATAGCTTAG
- a CDS encoding DUF1816 domain-containing protein, with protein MQTIWNNLKESLTNTFHNLGLAWWVEIVTQNPRCTYYFGPFLSSADAKVALNGYVEDLEVEGAQGILVNVKRCKPGTLTIAEDLGERIDRKVKPAFSGL; from the coding sequence ATGCAAACGATTTGGAATAACCTGAAGGAATCATTAACGAACACATTTCACAACCTAGGCCTAGCTTGGTGGGTGGAAATTGTGACGCAAAATCCCCGTTGTACTTACTACTTCGGGCCATTTTTGAGTTCTGCTGATGCTAAAGTGGCTCTCAATGGCTACGTAGAAGATTTGGAGGTCGAAGGGGCGCAAGGAATACTTGTGAATGTCAAACGCTGTAAACCAGGTACTTTAACAATTGCCGAAGACTTGGGGGAAAGGATTGACCGCAAAGTAAAGCCTGCCTTTAGCGGTCTATAA